Proteins from a genomic interval of Phenylobacterium sp. LH3H17:
- a CDS encoding DUF2493 domain-containing protein: protein MTFSLHAFSSSDTAFDVQAAALEDPRPHPTEEALVQFGRAVMTELLDVLGDSALEDVQAILAESLIGAFHSAAGRIERDGDRARDRMRSLERDFDGSELADSELQEATLATRASDVARLAAELIRDAAAELYTTATGEVWTAWRGSRRGTVLTAAQLEARQALRSIQARRVSENDPGGPVVAFRAAPFANTEADAHRIFDALNWAKSEWPGMALATTGAKGAEKLAIQWARQKGVTLVLARADFERHAKAAPFRANDELMALDPVCCLTLAQSLDAERAGASHPFGPALNLGQQAQNSGVRHVAIRGKAG, encoded by the coding sequence ATGACCTTTTCCCTTCATGCCTTCTCATCCTCGGACACCGCCTTCGACGTACAGGCCGCGGCTCTGGAGGACCCACGTCCGCATCCGACCGAGGAGGCCCTGGTGCAGTTCGGGCGGGCGGTGATGACCGAGCTGCTGGACGTCCTGGGCGACAGCGCCCTGGAGGACGTGCAGGCGATCCTGGCCGAGAGCCTGATCGGCGCCTTCCATTCGGCGGCGGGACGGATCGAGCGGGACGGGGACCGGGCGCGCGATCGCATGCGAAGCCTGGAGCGGGACTTCGACGGGTCGGAGCTGGCCGACAGCGAGCTGCAGGAGGCGACCCTGGCGACCCGGGCCTCGGACGTGGCGCGCCTGGCCGCCGAGCTGATCCGCGACGCGGCGGCCGAGCTCTACACGACGGCCACCGGGGAGGTCTGGACGGCCTGGCGGGGCAGCCGGCGCGGCACGGTGCTGACGGCGGCGCAGCTGGAGGCGCGGCAGGCGCTGAGGTCGATCCAGGCGCGGAGGGTCTCGGAGAACGATCCGGGCGGTCCGGTGGTGGCCTTCCGGGCCGCGCCATTCGCCAATACCGAGGCCGACGCGCACCGGATCTTCGACGCGCTGAACTGGGCGAAGTCGGAGTGGCCGGGCATGGCCCTGGCGACGACCGGGGCCAAGGGCGCGGAGAAGCTGGCCATCCAGTGGGCCCGGCAGAAGGGGGTGACCCTGGTGCTCGCGCGGGCGGACTTCGAGCGCCACGCCAAGGCCGCGCCGTTCCGGGCCAATGACGAGCTGATGGCGCTGGACCCGGTCTGCTGCCTCACCCTGGCCCAGTCGCTGGACGCCGAGCGGGCGGGTGCAAGCCATCCGTTCGGGCCGGCGTTGAACCTCGGCCAGCAGGCGCAGAACAGCGGCGTCCGGCATGTGGCGATCCGCGGCAAGGCGGGCTGA